A single genomic interval of Shewanella halotolerans harbors:
- a CDS encoding LysR family transcriptional regulator produces MNIPIKTLHYFLTLVETGNFTRAAEKSFITQPTLSKIIQRLEENLGQQLLHRNNQKIELTQAGILLENSAREILGQWHRLQEDLTNLSGLKSGHLRLGVCPMMSSLIIDLLTAFRQQYPGIELQMYEYGGFGCEQALLNNSLDIAFTALPTTHDIELANRALTRYPLLACLPKDHALAQQEAVTWQDFEAYPFILYNEDFSLAKLITRLSHKAGVQLNIAFRSGQWDFLATMVEAQMGVAILPEPICHKLQGSSLVFKPIRPNLTWDLALIWRKDLPLTPAAQALLDLSEQAHLHP; encoded by the coding sequence ATGAACATACCAATCAAAACCTTACATTATTTTCTCACCCTGGTTGAAACGGGAAATTTTACCCGGGCGGCGGAAAAGTCTTTTATCACCCAACCAACCCTGAGCAAGATCATCCAGCGACTAGAGGAAAATCTCGGCCAGCAGCTGCTGCACAGGAATAATCAGAAGATAGAGCTAACCCAGGCAGGCATACTGCTGGAGAACAGCGCCCGGGAGATCTTGGGCCAATGGCACAGGCTGCAGGAGGACCTTACCAATCTGAGCGGCCTCAAGTCTGGACACCTGCGCCTTGGGGTCTGCCCCATGATGAGCAGCCTGATCATCGACCTGCTCACCGCCTTTCGCCAGCAATATCCGGGCATAGAGCTACAGATGTATGAGTATGGCGGCTTCGGCTGCGAGCAGGCGCTGCTCAACAACAGCCTGGATATCGCCTTCACCGCACTGCCCACTACCCATGATATCGAGCTGGCCAACCGCGCCCTCACCCGCTATCCGCTGCTGGCCTGCCTGCCCAAGGACCATGCCCTCGCCCAGCAGGAAGCGGTGACCTGGCAGGACTTCGAGGCCTACCCCTTCATCCTCTACAACGAGGACTTCTCCCTGGCCAAGCTGATTACCCGCCTGAGCCACAAGGCCGGCGTGCAGCTCAACATCGCCTTTCGCAGCGGCCAGTGGGACTTTCTGGCAACCATGGTAGAGGCCCAGATGGGGGTCGCCATCCTGCCCGAGCCTATCTGCCACAAGTTGCAGGGCAGCTCGCTGGTGTTCAAGCCTATTCGCCCCAATCTCACCTGGGATCTGGCGCTGATCTGGCGCAAAGACCTGCCCCTGACACCGGCGGCCCAGGCGCTTTTGGATCTCAGCGAGCAGGCCCATCTGCACCCGTGA
- a CDS encoding DUF4124 domain-containing protein, which produces MRPILLFTLLLMTLGAQAAIYKWVDKDGKVHYSDTPVENSTQVEFKENTENQIKLPPPVVREPLTPAKEEPKELYKLTISSPSEEETLRDNNGNITVIGSITPDLAAGHVLVLLMDGKVVSTPQASPVFTLENVDRGEHKFEIKALAQNGKQLASTPPRTVFLHRATINAIPRATPLGGG; this is translated from the coding sequence ATGCGCCCGATATTGCTGTTTACCCTGCTGTTAATGACCCTTGGGGCTCAGGCAGCCATCTATAAATGGGTCGACAAGGATGGCAAGGTTCACTACTCGGATACCCCGGTAGAAAACTCCACCCAGGTCGAGTTTAAGGAAAATACCGAAAACCAGATCAAGCTGCCGCCCCCTGTGGTACGCGAGCCGCTAACCCCCGCCAAGGAGGAGCCCAAGGAGCTCTACAAGCTGACCATCTCCAGCCCCAGCGAAGAGGAGACCCTAAGGGACAATAACGGCAATATCACAGTGATCGGCTCCATCACCCCAGATCTCGCCGCCGGTCATGTGCTGGTGCTCCTAATGGATGGCAAGGTGGTCAGCACGCCTCAGGCAAGCCCGGTATTTACGCTGGAAAATGTGGATCGCGGCGAGCACAAGTTTGAAATCAAGGCCTTGGCACAAAACGGCAAACAACTTGCATCGACCCCCCCTAGAACCGTATTTCTTCACCGGGCGACCATAAATGCGATTCCTAGGGCGACCCCTCTCGGGGGCGGTTAA
- the glnG gene encoding nitrogen regulation protein NR(I), which produces MTEKVWVLDDDSSIRWVVERALKGAKISCASFAAAESLWQALEQTQPQVIISDIRMPGTDGLTLLDRLQLHYPHIPVIIMTAHSDLDSAVSAYQAGAFEYLPKPFDIDEAIGLVERALSHAKEQSPKVISQPEVKAPEIIGEAPAMQEVFRAIGRLSRSSISVLINGQSGTGKELVAGALHKHSPRKDKPFIALNMAAIPKELIESELFGHEKGAFTGAANVRQGRFEQADGGTLFLDEIGDMPLDVQTRLLRVLADGQFYRIGGHSPVQVDVRIIAATHQNLESLVAKGDFREDLFHRLNVIRVHLPPLSQRREDIPQLARHFLATAAKEISVEPKILTKATADTLASLPWPGNVRQLENTCRWLMVMASGQEILPQDLPPELLTPSNSHDNSPQAGSGGWQEALTQWIDQRLSEGESDLLTQIQPAFEKILLETALKHTKGHKQEAAKRLGWGRNTLTRKLKELEMD; this is translated from the coding sequence ATGACAGAAAAAGTTTGGGTTCTCGATGATGATAGTTCGATACGTTGGGTGGTCGAACGGGCGCTCAAAGGCGCCAAGATAAGCTGCGCCAGCTTCGCCGCCGCCGAATCCCTGTGGCAGGCATTGGAACAAACCCAACCCCAGGTGATCATCTCGGATATCCGCATGCCGGGCACCGATGGCCTGACCCTGCTGGATCGCCTGCAGCTGCACTATCCCCACATTCCCGTGATCATCATGACGGCCCATTCCGACCTCGACAGCGCCGTCAGCGCCTATCAGGCGGGAGCCTTCGAGTATCTGCCCAAGCCGTTCGATATCGACGAGGCGATCGGCCTGGTGGAGCGCGCCCTGAGCCATGCCAAGGAGCAGTCACCCAAGGTCATTAGTCAGCCCGAGGTCAAGGCGCCGGAGATTATCGGCGAGGCACCGGCCATGCAGGAGGTGTTTCGCGCCATCGGCCGCCTGTCACGCTCCTCCATCAGCGTGTTGATCAACGGTCAGTCGGGCACGGGTAAGGAGCTGGTCGCCGGCGCCCTACATAAACACAGTCCGCGCAAGGACAAGCCCTTCATCGCCCTCAACATGGCGGCGATCCCCAAGGAGCTGATTGAATCTGAGCTGTTCGGCCACGAAAAGGGCGCCTTCACCGGCGCCGCCAACGTGCGTCAGGGCCGCTTCGAGCAGGCCGATGGCGGCACACTGTTTCTCGACGAGATCGGCGACATGCCGCTGGATGTGCAGACCCGTTTGCTGCGGGTATTGGCAGACGGTCAGTTCTATCGTATCGGTGGTCACTCGCCGGTGCAGGTGGATGTGCGCATCATAGCCGCGACTCACCAGAACCTGGAGTCTCTGGTAGCCAAGGGGGATTTTCGTGAGGATCTCTTCCACCGCCTCAACGTGATCCGGGTGCATCTGCCGCCGCTATCACAGCGCCGGGAGGATATTCCTCAGCTGGCACGCCACTTCCTGGCCACCGCCGCCAAGGAGATCAGCGTCGAACCTAAGATACTCACCAAGGCGACCGCCGACACCCTGGCCAGCCTGCCCTGGCCCGGTAACGTGCGTCAGCTGGAAAACACCTGTCGCTGGCTCATGGTGATGGCCTCGGGCCAGGAGATCTTGCCTCAGGATCTGCCGCCCGAGCTGCTGACACCCAGCAACAGCCACGACAATTCACCCCAGGCGGGCAGCGGTGGCTGGCAGGAGGCCCTGACCCAGTGGATAGATCAACGCCTGAGCGAAGGCGAGAGCGATCTGCTGACACAGATACAGCCTGCGTTTGAAAAGATATTGCTAGAGACGGCGCTGAAACACACCAAGGGACACAAACAGGAAGCAGCTAAGCGCCTGGGCTGGGGTCGTAATACCCTGACGCGTAAGCTGAAAGAACTCGAGATGGATTGA
- a CDS encoding DUF4785 family protein: protein MKPSIKMASVFALSALLSACQNDDSQTENTPQASAVTVTQVTLLAPTSGDLTIDTLATTELPAVNGNRGGVSFSAPMGAAAQIQAPNQLDQSCSDQYWRTVSGAELNKGIMLAVSQSDSVIRVAPRGDASSGTLQHSPAISPDQLRLYKVDKQSVDKSASMIQSMSDPQAMATAGIVDDSSALRLSKQATPGVYQLQVVQPLGANDSYLVNVKEKGSPYQLALSAPNRLNSQAPKLAFELKLSNSDIALSPTATLKQSDGRYHRLAVVKQGDNWQAQLPDELAMPSSNLGLSEIQVDVETRVNGLPLIRTVKTAFKQYVPAAKLADQASIHWQNAKPTQAVFELQVASPGRYQVSAVLVGTDAQGKQANILRAETAQWLDADGQVSLSFDAEQLKASGLGAPYAIKALELKDQSQMARLSYLGEAASL, encoded by the coding sequence ATGAAACCATCAATTAAAATGGCGAGTGTGTTCGCTCTGTCCGCCCTGTTGAGCGCCTGTCAAAACGACGATTCTCAGACAGAAAATACCCCACAGGCCAGCGCAGTGACAGTCACCCAGGTGACCCTGCTAGCGCCCACCTCAGGGGATCTCACCATAGACACCCTGGCCACCACAGAGCTGCCAGCTGTCAATGGTAATCGTGGTGGCGTGAGTTTTAGCGCGCCCATGGGCGCCGCGGCTCAGATCCAGGCCCCAAACCAGCTTGATCAGAGCTGCAGCGATCAGTATTGGCGTACCGTCTCGGGCGCCGAGCTGAATAAGGGGATCATGCTTGCGGTCAGCCAGAGCGATAGCGTGATCCGTGTGGCGCCGCGCGGCGATGCCAGTTCGGGGACCCTGCAACACAGCCCGGCTATCTCGCCGGATCAGCTGCGCCTCTACAAGGTCGACAAACAGAGCGTGGATAAGTCGGCCTCTATGATCCAATCCATGAGCGACCCACAGGCCATGGCGACGGCCGGCATAGTCGATGACTCCAGCGCCCTGAGGCTCTCCAAGCAGGCGACGCCCGGCGTGTATCAGCTGCAGGTGGTCCAGCCCCTTGGGGCCAACGACAGCTATCTGGTTAACGTCAAGGAGAAGGGCAGCCCCTATCAGCTGGCCCTATCGGCGCCTAACCGTTTGAACAGTCAGGCACCTAAGCTGGCGTTCGAGCTTAAGCTGAGCAACAGCGATATCGCTCTTAGTCCAACCGCGACGCTCAAGCAGAGCGATGGTCGCTACCACAGGCTGGCCGTGGTTAAGCAGGGCGATAACTGGCAGGCTCAGCTACCGGATGAGCTGGCGATGCCCAGCAGCAACCTGGGCCTGAGCGAGATCCAGGTCGACGTCGAGACCCGGGTCAACGGCCTGCCGCTTATTCGCACCGTCAAGACCGCCTTCAAACAATATGTGCCGGCGGCCAAGCTGGCGGATCAGGCCAGTATACATTGGCAGAACGCCAAGCCGACCCAGGCGGTGTTCGAGCTGCAGGTGGCCAGCCCTGGACGCTATCAAGTGTCAGCCGTGTTAGTGGGCACTGATGCTCAGGGTAAGCAGGCCAATATCCTGCGCGCCGAGACGGCTCAGTGGCTGGACGCCGATGGCCAGGTGAGCCTGAGCTTCGACGCCGAGCAGCTCAAGGCCTCGGGTCTGGGCGCTCCCTACGCCATCAAGGCGCTGGAGCTAAAAGATCAGAGTCAGATGGCGCGTCTGAGTTACCTGGG
- the glnL gene encoding nitrogen regulation protein NR(II): MNTDPLLNHLVTAVLVISDDLKLCYANSAAEQLLGLGSHRLTEHSLLDCCQLLSIDHQLLRTAIREHQGLTVNTANLVTLDGQGHTVDMTLTPLEVQPDQPEQGVLELRQVDQQRRIHQQLTLDAQQQAAQYLVRNLAHEIKNPLGGLRGAAQLLSRELEDADQREFTDLIIEQADRLRNLVDRLLGPQKPTEHSLHNIHAVIQKVLKLVSVTLPGNIHLIQDYDPSIPDIEMDQEQLQQAVLNIVQNAIQALETVEDGGEIRIKTRTQHQVTIGTTRHKLVLALSIIDDGPGIPPELMDTLFYPMVTGREQGSGLGLSIAHNFARLHGGRIDCASVPGKTEFTILLPLKS; this comes from the coding sequence ATGAACACAGACCCTCTGCTCAATCATCTGGTGACGGCCGTGCTCGTCATCTCAGATGATCTCAAGCTGTGCTATGCCAATAGCGCGGCCGAGCAACTGCTTGGGTTAGGCAGTCACCGCCTCACGGAACACAGCCTGTTAGACTGCTGCCAGCTGCTGAGCATAGATCATCAGCTGCTGCGCACTGCCATTCGCGAACACCAAGGCCTGACGGTCAACACCGCCAACCTGGTGACCCTGGATGGTCAGGGTCATACGGTCGACATGACACTCACCCCGCTGGAAGTCCAGCCGGATCAGCCCGAGCAAGGGGTGCTGGAGCTGCGCCAAGTGGACCAGCAAAGACGGATACATCAGCAGCTGACCCTGGATGCCCAGCAGCAGGCGGCCCAGTATCTGGTACGTAACCTGGCCCATGAGATCAAGAACCCCCTAGGCGGCCTCAGAGGCGCGGCCCAGTTGCTGTCCCGCGAGCTGGAAGACGCCGACCAGCGCGAGTTTACCGACCTCATCATAGAGCAGGCCGATCGGCTGCGTAACCTGGTCGACCGACTGCTTGGCCCGCAGAAACCCACGGAGCACAGCCTGCACAACATCCATGCGGTGATCCAGAAGGTGCTCAAGCTGGTGAGCGTCACCCTGCCGGGCAATATCCACCTGATCCAGGACTATGACCCCTCGATCCCGGATATCGAGATGGATCAGGAGCAGCTGCAGCAAGCGGTACTCAATATAGTGCAAAACGCCATCCAGGCGCTGGAGACGGTGGAAGACGGCGGCGAGATCCGCATCAAGACCCGCACCCAGCATCAGGTCACCATAGGCACCACACGCCACAAGCTGGTGCTGGCGCTCTCCATCATAGACGATGGCCCGGGGATCCCACCCGAGCTGATGGATACCCTCTTCTACCCCATGGTCACGGGCAGAGAACAGGGCTCCGGACTTGGGCTCTCCATCGCCCATAACTTTGCCAGGCTCCACGGCGGACGCATCGACTGCGCCTCTGTGCCGGGCAAGACAGAATTTACCATACTGCTGCCGCTCAAGAGCTAG